AGTTTCTGCGCCATGTAATTGCACAGCAAATAACTCCAATTGTTTGGCAAGTTTGACGATCAGATCTTTATCTTGATTTTGAAACACGCCGACAAAACGCAGTGGGGCTTGGGTGACCAATTCTTGTGCTTGGCGTAAGGACAAACAACGCGGCGATTTTTCGGCAAAAATTAACCCGCCATAAAGCGCGCCTTGCGCATAAACCGCTTGCACATCTTGCGGACGGGTTAAGCCGCACACTTTGTTTTCGCCGAAAATCACGGATCGTACCGCGTTATTTAAATCCGTGCTGCCCATTAAGCTGCTGCCGATCAAAAATCCGTTAACATCGGATTTCAGTTGTTGCACTTGCTTGTGGGTATAAATGCCGGATTCGCTGATAATGATACGATCCGCGGGAATTTGGCGGGCAAGCGATGGTGTTCTGTCGAGATCAACCGATAAATCGTGCAGATCTCGATTGTTAATGCCAATCACTTTAGCGCCCAACGCAATGGCGCGCTCCAATTCTTGTTGATTTGATGTTTCGGTTAATACTCCCATACCCACTTCATGAGCAAGGGTGGAGAGCGTACGATAAGTGTCATCATCCACCACAGATAACATCAGCAAAATGGCATCCGCTTGATGATAACGTGCCAAATAGACTTGATATTCGCTGATCATAAAATCTTTGCATAAAACCGGTTGATGAACGATATCGCGCACCTGTTTAATAAAAGCAAAATCGCCTTGGAAATATTTTTCGTCGGTCAATACGGAAATCGCGCCGGCATAATGGCGATATACATTGGCAATTTCTGTTAAGTTGAATTCTTGACGAATTAGCCCTTTTGAAGGAGAGGCTTTTTTACATTCTAAAATAAATACCGGACGCTGATGAGTGCCTTGTGCTAAGGCTTCATAAAAAGTGCGGTCGGATTTTGTTATCTTTTGTTGAAATTGTTCAAGCGGAAATGCCGCCTGTTTTTGTTTTACCCATTCGATTTTATCCAACACAATTTGTTGCAAAATCGTCGGTTTGTTGTGTAAGTTAATATTCATAATGATGTCCTAATACTGCGTAAATTTTTGTAATAAATCAAATGCGTTGCCAGAACGAAGCACGTCCAAGGCGCGTTCTGAATTTTCTTTTAAGTTATCATGACCGAATAATGTTAGCAGCATAGCGGTATTCATGGCGACCGCTTGATTATGTGCCTCTTTGCCTTTGCCTTGCAAAATTGCGGTCAAAATTTTGGCATTTTCTGCCGGTTCGCCACCGCGTAAACTTTCCAATGGTTGTTCTTTAAAACCGAAGTCTTGCGGCGTGAGGCGATAATATTCGATATTTTTACCGCGAATTTCTGCCACTTCGGTACTACCATGGACAGCAATTTCATCTAAACCGGAGCCATGTACTACAATGGTATGTTCATGATTTAATTGCGCAATAGTTTCTGCGTAGGTTTTTAATAATGGGATGGAGTAAACGCCGAGAAATTGGCGTTTTGCATGTGCTGGGTTGATTAACGGACCTAAGATATTAAAAATGGTACGCGTTTTAAGGGCTTGTCGCACGGGTACCGCATGTTTAAATCCCGGGTGGTAATGTGGTGCGAATAGAAAACAGAAATTGACTTCATCTAAGGCTTTGCGCGCTTGGGCGGGAGCCATGGTGATGTTGATTCCTAAGCTGGTTAATAAATCACTGGCGCCAGTTTTGCTGGAAACGCTGCGGTTGCCATGTTTTGCTACTTTGATCCCGCAAGCTGCACCGACAAGGGCGGAGGCGGTAGAAATATTAATCGTATTGGCGCCGTCGCCACCAGTTCCAACAATATCGGCAAAAGCGTAATCTGGCGTCGGGAAAGGTTGCGCTGCATCTAATAATGCGGAGACCGCACCGCTAATTTCTTCCGGTGTTTCACCGCGCATTTTTAGCGCAATTAATACGCCGGACAGTTGTTCGTTGGATAATTTTCCTTGAATAATATCGCCAAATAAGACCGCACTTTCTGCGTGGGTAAGTGGTTGTCTGTCAAAAACGCGATTGATGATGTGTTCAGTTTGCATATGTTATCCTTAAATTGTTGTTAATTTGTTAAAATTCCGAGTGAAATTACGCTTGTTTTGCTAATAACCAATCAATACTTTGCGCCAATAATTGCGCTCCTTGTACGGTGAGAATACTTTCGGGGTGAAATTGGAAACTACAAATTGGTAACGTGCGGTGGCGAATTGCCATAATAATGTTGTTGTATTGCGCATTGATAATAAACTCCAGTGGTAAATCCACACCCATTAACGAGTGATAGCGCGCTACGGGCATTGGATTGGCTAAATTGGCAAACATGGCTTGTTCATCATGTTGAATATTGGAGACTTTTCCGTGTAATACTTCGCCGGCGTGTACTACTTTACCGCCAAAGGCTTCGATAATGGCTTGATGACCCAAGCAAATACCTAAAATGGCGATTTTGCCTTTTAAACGTTGGATGAGAGGCAATAAATTACCCGCTTGAGCCGGCGTTCCCGGTCCGGGCGAAAGGGCTAATAAGGTATTAGGTTGTGCCAATGCGGCTTGTTCCAACATTTCCAAATCGCAGTCATTACGGTAAATCTGTACTTGATGCCCGAGGGTGCGAAATTGATCGACTAAGTTGTAAGTAAATGAGTCAAAATTATCTAAAAATAAAATGGTTGCCATGATGTACTCCTTACGACTGAGCTTGCTGGTTGGTTTGAATAATGGCGTTGATGACCGCGCGGGCTTTGTGGCGAGTTTCATCTGCTTCCATTTGCGGGTCAGAGTCCAAAACTTCGCCACAGCCGGCTTGAATATGCGCTATGCCATTTTGCACAAAAGCGGAACGGATCACGATACAAGTATCAAAATTTCCGTCGGAGCCTAAATAACCGACCGCACCGCCATAGCTGTGGCGTTTTTGTTGTTCAAATTGATAAATCAATTGCATGGCTTTAATTTTTGGCGCGCCGGTTAAGGTTCCCATGTTCATGCAGGCTTGGTAGGCGTGTAACGCGTCTAGTTCAGGACGCAAGGTGCCGACAACGCGGGAAACGAGGTGCATAATGTGGGAGTAGCGATCAATTTGCATTAATTCTTTGACTTGGCGGGTACCGCTTTGGCAGACGCGAGCGACATCGTTGCGCGCTAAGTCCACGAGCATTAAATGTTCGGCTAATTCTTTTTTGTCCAAGCGTAATTCAAGTTCAAGACGAGCATCTAAATCAGGATCGATATTGCCTTGTTTGTCAAAACCGCGTGGGCGTGAACCGGCAATCGGGTAAATTTCCAGTTGTCGGCTTGCGGCAGAGTATTTTAATGCACTTTCTGGCGACGCACCGAATAAGGTGAATTCCTCATCTTGCATAAAGAACATATAAGGGCTTGGGTTGTTATGTTTGAGTTGACGATAGGTTGCCAAGGTATTTGGGCAAGCTAAGGAAAAACGCCGAGATGGAACAATTTGGAAAACATCACCAAGGTTAATATGGTGCTTTAAGGCGCGAATAATGTCTTTGAATTTGTCGTCTTCAAGATTGGTGCTGACGTCGGTGGAGGCGGCTTTAATCGGTAAGTGCGGTTCAATTTTTTGTAATTTTTCGCCAATTTTAACCGCACTTTGGGTTAATTCGGTTTGTGTGCTTGCGTTAAAACAGAAGGTTTGCAGTGTGGATTGTTGGGCTTGGTGATCGATAATTAATAAGTTTTCCGCTAAATAAAACACATAATCAGGGCAGTTTAAACCGTCTTGTTTTAATTCAATATGTGCCATTGGGATAAAATTGGTAACTAAATCATAGGCAAATAATCCGCCGAGGAAAACGGGCGTGCTGCTATGTTGGTATAATGCGGTGATGCAGCGTAATCCATCAAAAATGGTTGCTGCTTGTAATTTGCTGTCTTCATCAAGATTTTGTTGTGGAGCAGAGAATTCAACCACGAGTTGATTTTCTGTCCGTTTAGTTAATTGGCTAATGGCACGCAATTGTTCTTGAATAAGTGGCAATATGGCGGCGCCATTGGCAGTTAAGGCGTCAAAGGTGACCGTTTGCGTCAAGCAAGAGATTTTGAGTGCCGCATTGATGAGCAATAAACTTTTTAAGCTGTTTTTGCTGTGGATCTCTGCTGATTCCAGTAATAATGTATTTTTTTGCGCTTGGCAAATAGTCGCAAAAATGGCTGTCGGGTCATTGTGGTACGGGACGGACTGCGATTCTGTTCGGATAAAAGGGGACGACATAGTAAAATCCTTGTATAAAAATAACCTTGCACTATTAAACTAGTGCAAGGTTATTTTGTCAAGTGATATATCGCCTGTTTTGGTGAAATTTTCGTTGAAAAAAGAGAATAAAAAAAAGGACACCTACTTGTGTCCTTGGAGTGGTTTCTTCAACAAACGGAGAAAAATATAAATTAAATGTTTTTTGCTAATTCGTCAAGTTGATCTTTCGCTTTTGCTTGTGCTTTTTCAATGGCTTCCGCACCAAGACCGATACCTTCTGCGTAAACGAATTGAACATCAGTAATGCCAATGAAACCTAAGAACGTTTTTAAATAACCGGTAATTAAATCGGTTGTTTGACCTTGGTGCATACCGCCGAATGAAGCGATAACGATCGCTTTCGTATTTTTTACTAAGCCTTCTGGACCATTGGCGCTATATTGGAAAGTGACGCGTGGACGTGCGATAAAGTCAATATAGCTTTTTAATTGAGTAGGAATACCGAAGTTATACATTGGTGCATTGATAACAACGGTATCCGCATTTTTCAATTCAGCCACTAATTCGTCAGATAAGGCTAAAAGCGCTTTGTCTTGTTCTGTGCTTGGTTGACCGCGTAGTGCATTGGCAGCAACACCGTCGAAATGTGGAAGCGGGTTAGCGGCAAGATCGCGTACAACAACATTTGCGCCTTGTAATTTAGATACAAGGTAGTCTGAAAGTTGGTTGCTTTGTGAGTTTCCTGCAAGAATACTGGATTTTAATACTAATACATTACTCATTTTATATTTCCTTACTAAAGTTAACAGATTTTGCTTGAAAGTGCGGTTATTATAAATTTCATTTGATGAGAAATAAACCGCCGAATTGTAAAATGATTTTTTACTTATTATTAATAGAATGAAGTACTGCTTTTGAGGTAGGCTGTTATTGACTGAATATGAGGAAGAATATATTAAGCGCATTGCACTTTTAGCCGGATCGTTTATGATAGCTGCGATTAGTTTTTATTTATCATAGGATAGGAAAAGAGAATGTGGTCTGATTTGTTAGTAGGATACGGATTGTTTATTTTGGAAATGTTAACTCTGATTTTGGTGGTTGCGGCGGTTGTATTGGCGAGTATTAGCCTTAAGCGTCGTAATGCAGCGCAGAGTGGTGAATTAGTTATCAAGAATTTATCGCAGGAATATGAAAATAATCGCAAAAAATTAGCCGATTTTTATTTATCGGAAGAGGAAATAAAGCAGCAAGAAAAAGTACAGAAAAAAGAAGAAAAGAGCAAAGCAAAAGCGGAAAAGATGAAACGGAAAAAAGGCGAAAATGTTGGCTCCGACCGTAAACCGCATCTTTATGTGTTAGATTTTAAAGGCGATATTTCGGCGTCAGAGACGACCGCGCTTCGCGAAGAAATCAGCGCGATTATTGCAGTAGCAAAAGCGGAAGATGAAGTATTGTTGCGTTTGGAAAGCCCCGGTGGTGTGGTGCATGGTTACGGTTTGGCGGCATCTCAATTGGCTCGCTTAAAAACGCATCAAATTAAATTGACGATTGCGGTGGATAAAGTCGCAGCGAGCGGGGGCTATATGATGGCGTGTGTGGCAGATAAAATTATTGCTGCCCCTTTTGCTATTATTGGTTCCGTTGGGGTGGTTGCGCAAATTCCAAATGTACATCGTTTGTTGAAAAAGCATGATATTGATGTGGATGTGATGACGGCGGGGGAATATAAACGCACAATGACGGTGTTGGGTGAAAATACGGAAAAAGGAAAAGAAAAATTCCGACAAGAGTTGGAGGAAACCCATCAATTATTTAAACAATTTGTGGCGCAAAATCGACCGCACTTGGATATGGAAAAAATTGCTACCGGCGAACATTGGTTTGGGCAACAGGCGTTAGCGTTAAATTTGGTGGATGAGTTGCAAACCAGTGATGATGTCATTTTGGGTGCAATCAAGGATAAATTAGTGCTTTCGGTAAAATATATGACAAAAAAATCATTATTACAAAAATTGGGAAAACAAGCAGAAGAAAGTGCGGATAATGTATTGTTGAGTTGGTTAAAAAGAAATCAACGAATTTTATTGTAATTTATTTTTACGTAGTGGCTTTTATTATGTAAAGTTATGTAATTTCTTGGGGAAAAGATTTACTTTTATCAGGTTTCCAATTACTATATTTCTCCTGTGGTATTGTGAACTAAGTCTTAGCTATTTTTTTATGTTTATGGTCTTAGGCAAAACAATTCACGGTGAACTAATTGAGCGAAATTTTAAGCGTCTAAGGTTTCGCGGTGGTTTTTGAATAAGTATCAAAGTGATTAACTCAAACAAGACAGGGTAAACAAATGAAATTATCGCATCTTTTATTATCTGCTATGGCAGCAACGACACTTGCCGCCTGTGGAAACTTAAGTAAAGTTACAGACGAAGGGACATCAGACAATTTGGTCTGGCCAAAAATCGACGAAGCGCAATATAACCATGATGGTAGCCAATTTGGTTCATGGCCAAATTGGGATAACGTGCGCATGGTTGAACGCGGTATGAATAAAGATCAAATTTATTATTTATTGGGTCGTCCGCATTTTGCTGAAGGTTTATATGGCGTGCGTGAATGGGATTACGCGTTTAACTACCGTGAAGATGGTGTACATAAAATTTGTCAATATAAAATCTTATTTGATAAAAATATGAATGCACAAAATTTTTATTGGTATCCAAACGGTTGTAACGGTAACTCGACATTCAATATAAATGCTGATTTTTTATTTGATTTCGATAAAGATACTTTAACGGTTGAAGGTGCGGATGTAGTTGATAATGTAGCAAATCAATTAAAAACTTCTGGTGCGAAATCGGTTAAAGTTGCTGGTTATACCGACCGTTTAGGTTCTGTAGAATATAACTTGGATCTTTCTCAACGTCGTGCAGAACGCGTAAAAGCGCGTTTATTACAACAAGGTGTTGAGGCTGATATTTTAACTATCGGTTATGGTAAAGCGCAACAAGTGAAAGCTTGTGATGGCGAAAGTGGTCAAGCATTGCGTGATTGTTTACGTCCAAACCGTCGTGTGGAAATCAGCGCGTCAGGTACCGTATTAAAACAATTTAAAAGTGGTGAAAACAAAGCGGGAAAAACGGGACCGGCTCCACTTTATCAAAAATAAGATAACGAAATAAAATAAAAGCCAAATTCAAGAGAGTTTGGCTTTTTTGTTATAGGCAGACAAAGTCTGCCTATAAAAACCATACGCTATGCGTATGGAATCAAAAAGCTTAAGCGTTGAGCAGAAATGAAAAATCCTCGCTATATAATGAATAAGGCTGACAACCAAAATTCAAAATATAGGAGGATAAGTTATGGCAAGTAAATCCAATGACGATTCAAGTCTATCACACACGAGATGGAACAGTAAGTATCATATTGTGTTTATTCCGAAATATCGAAGAAAGGCAATTTATGGGAAATTGCGAGTTGATATAGGAGGGATATTAAGGCAATTATGTGACTACAAAAATGTAGAAATCATAGAAGCTCATGCAATGAAAGAGCATATTCATATGCTATTAAAGATACCGCCGAAATTGGCAGTGTCGAGTTTTATGGGATATCTTAAAGGTAAATCTTCATTGATGATATTTGAACGACATGGGAATTTAAAATACAAATACGGAAATAGGCACTTTTGGGCGAAAGGCTACTATGTGAGTACGGTAGGCTTAAACACAAAAGTAGTGGAAGAATACATCAGGAATCAAGAAAAAGAAGATATGATTCAGGATAATTTATCGAAGAAAGAATATGTAGACCCCTTTAAGGGGTAAGCCATAGAGTCATTGTGCGGTTGTCGGTCTTTTCACATGCCCCTTGAGGGGCATGTGAAGTCCTAGGCCCTTATAGGGTAGCCTAAAAACCGCCCGTTTTACGGGCGGATTGTTATTTGAGTAAAATTAAACAACTTTTTGTACTAGTGCTGAAATATCCGGAGCGAAATTTTCATGGGTTGCCATTTCCACAATTTGCTCTGTTCTATATTGAGAACCATTATATACCACGACGATACTGGTATCACCCGGCTGCAAAAAGTGCGTCTCGCCAAATTCCGTATAACGCGTTGCGCCAATGCCAATGATGGCTTTTTGTGGATAATTTGCTTGTTGAAGCAATTCTGCAATATTGTTCATTGGACCTTCATCTGGCTGATTATTCATTTTATCTACTATCCATGTCAGCAATTTTTGGTGGAAATAGCTATAACCCAGCGCTGGACTATCGACACCATAGTGATTTAGTTGATCATTGCGTTTATGGAAACAGGCAATTCGATATTGATCAATTTCACTCCCATGTTCAAAAGAAGAAAGCGGGATAAAGGTATTGGCAACACCTTTAGAAGAAGCGCCCCAGTTTTTTTTCTCACAAATTTTGTTTGCGCCAGGACGTCGAATCGAACAGTCATTATAGGCGGCGAAGGCGCGTGGTAAAAGTGCGGTCACTTTTTGCCCAGAATATTGAATGTCGCAAAGTAATGCGATTTCAGGTTCAATTTGTAAGTTATCGGCGTCTTGAGGAAATGCAATGGTATTGGCGGAAATCGGATAGACAGAAAGGAATTGGTAAGGGGAATTCAATTTATCACTTGGTACATAAAAAGGAAAAATAGCTTTTGGCTGAATTACCTCTTCGGTTTTTACATTAACAAAGTCCGCTGCCTCGCCGGCTTGCTCTAAATGCCCGGCGAAATTGCCAGCCACGCCGAAACCAATGACATTTTCAAAATTATTCATGAGTATCTCCTTTATTTTTTTACTAAAAAGTAACCGCACTTTAGCGTGAAATAACAGATAACTCAATTGCTATTTGTTTATTTTCCAAACAATCAAACATAAAAGTAAAAATTTTTACAAAAAAGACTTGCAAAGAAATTTCAGATGCCTATAATACGCACCCACAACGACGCGACGTTGTAAAACATTAAGAAAAACACCTCGCGTCGTTTTTTGTTCTTTAACAATATATCAGACAATCTGTGTGGGCACTTGTTGATTGACTTTGTTTAAAAATAATTTTTAATTTTGAAGTCTTAATAGGTGCTTAAACTAGAAATTCATAATTACGTAGAGTGATATGTAAACTTTAGCTAAGCAGTATATTGAGCGATTTAACTTGAATTGAAGAGTTTGATCATGGCTCAGATTGAACGCTGGCGGCAGGCTTAACACATGCAAGTCGAACGGTATCAGGGAAGTGCTTGCACTTTTGCTGACGAGTGGCGGACGGGTGAGTAATGCTTGGGAATCTGGCTTATGGAGGGGGATAACGACGGGAAACTGTCGCTAATACCGCGTAGAATCGGGAGATGAAAGTGTGGGACCGTAAGGCCACATGCCATAAGATGAGCCCAAGTGGGATTAGGTAGTTGGTGGGGTAAAGGCCTACCAAGCCTGCGATCTCTAGCTGGTCTGAGAGGATGGCCAGCCACACTGGAACTGAGACACGGTCCAGACTCCTACGGGAGGCAGCAGTGGGGAATATTGCGCAATGGGGGGAACCCTGACGCAGCCATGCCGCGTGAATGAAGAAGGCCTTCGGGTTGTAAAGTTCTTTCGGTGGTGAGGAAGGTGGTGGATTTAATAGATTCACTAATTGACGTTAATCACAGAAGAAGCACCGGCTAACTCCGTGCCAGCAGCCGCGGTAATACGGGGGGTGCAAGCGTTAATCGGAATAACTGGGCGTAAAGGGCACGCAGGCGGACTTTTAAGTGAGGTGTGAAATCCCCGGGCTTAACCTGGGAATGGCATTTCAGACTGGGGGTCTAGAGTATTTTAGGGAGGGGTAGAATTCCACGTGTAGCGGTGAAATGCGTAGAGATGTGGAGGAATACCGAAGGCGAAGGCAGCCCCTTGGGGGGATACTGACGCTCAAGTGCGAAAGCGTGGGGAGCAAACAGGATTAGATACCCTGGTAGTCCACGCTGTAAACGATGTCGATTTGGGGATTGGGCTTTAAGTTTGGTGCCCGTAGCTAACGTGATAAATCGACCGCCTGGGGAGTACGGCCGCAAGGTTAAAACTCAAATGAATTGACGGGGGCCCGCACAAGCGGTGGAGCATGTGGTTTAATTCGATGCAACGCGAAGAACCTTACCTACTCTTGACATCCATAGAAGAGCTCAGAGATGAGTTTGTGCCTTCGGGAGCTATGAGACAGGTGCTGCATGGCTGTCGTCAGCTCGTGTTGTGAAATGTTGGGTTAAGTCCCGCAACGAGCGCAACCCTTATCCTTTGTTGCCAGCGATTAGGTCGGGAACTCAAAGGAGACTGCCGGTGATAAACCGGAGGAAGGTGGGGATGACGTCAAGTCATCATGGCCCTTACGAGTAGGGCTACACACGTGCTACAATGGTGCATACAGAGAGCGACGAGGCCGCGAGGTGGAGTGAATCTCAGAAAGTGCATCTAAGTCCGGATTGGAGTCTGCAACTCGACTCCATGAAGTCGGAATCGCTAGTAATCGCGGATCAGAATGTCGCGGTGAATACGTTCCCGGGCCTTGTACACACCGCCCGTCACACCATGGGAGTGGGTTGTACCAGAAGTAGATAGCTTAACCGTAAGGATGGCGTTTACCACGGTATGATTCATGACTGGGGTGAAGTCGTAACAAGGTAACCGTAGGGGAACCTGCGGTTGGATCACCTCCTTAACTAAATGAAGTGATAGCGAGTGTTCACACAGATTGGCTGAGATATTGTAGACAAGAAAAAGACAAAGAAACATCCTTTTGGGTCTGTAGCTCAGGTGGTTAGAGCGCACCCCTGATAAGGGTGAGGTCGGTGGTTCAAGTCCACTCAGACCCACCACTCAATGCTAATATAGCATACTTAACGAAAGTGAAAAGTAATATAAATTGAGTGAGAGTGAAAGCTAAAGGGAATTGTTGATGACTGGGGATATAGCTCAGCTGGGAGAGCGCCTGCCTTGCACGCAGGAGGTCAGCGGTTCGATCCCGCTTATCTCCACCAAATCATCATGCCTAAGTGCATAGTATAGACCCACTTTATGGGTGATAAATTTTATTAACATGTATTTAGTCATGATGATTTGCTGAAAGGCAAATATCTATTGTTCTTTAAAAAATTGGAAACAAGCTGAAAACTGAGAGATTTTTCAAGTCAGGGCTTACGAGAGTAGGAACTGATAAAAAGGAAAGTCTGAGTAGTTCGAAAGAAAATCTTAACTGAGAAAAGGCAGTTAAGTGTTTAGTTGTAATACTACCGTTAAGCATAAAATGTTTGAGGTTGTATGGTTAAGTGACTAAGCGTACACGGTGGATGCCTAGGCAATCAGAGGCGAAGAAGGACGTGCTAATCTGCGAAAAGCTTGGATGAGTTGATAAGAAGCGAATAATCCAAGATATCCGAATGGGGAAACCCGATGGATGAAGAATCCATCATTCTTAAATGAATAAATAGTTTAAGGAAGCGAACCGGGAGAACTGAAACATCTAAGTACCCCGAGGAAAAGAAATCAACCGAGATTTTGTGAGTAGCGGCGAGCGAAAGCGAAAGAGCCAGCAAGTGATAGCGACTTAAGACAGAGGAAGCAATTGGGAAATTGCGCGACACAGGGTGATAGTCCCGTACTTAAAGTTTGGGTTGTGGTACTAAGTTTGCGAGAAGTAGGGCGGGACACGAGAAATCCTGTTTGAAGAAGGGGGGACCATCCTCCAAGGCTAAATACTCCTGATTGACCGATAGTGAACCAGTACTGTGAAGGAAAGGCGAAAAGAACCGGG
This sequence is a window from [Pasteurella] mairii. Protein-coding genes within it:
- the trpC gene encoding tryptophan biosynthesis protein TrpCF; translated protein: MNINLHNKPTILQQIVLDKIEWVKQKQAAFPLEQFQQKITKSDRTFYEALAQGTHQRPVFILECKKASPSKGLIRQEFNLTEIANVYRHYAGAISVLTDEKYFQGDFAFIKQVRDIVHQPVLCKDFMISEYQVYLARYHQADAILLMLSVVDDDTYRTLSTLAHEVGMGVLTETSNQQELERAIALGAKVIGINNRDLHDLSVDLDRTPSLARQIPADRIIISESGIYTHKQVQQLKSDVNGFLIGSSLMGSTDLNNAVRSVIFGENKVCGLTRPQDVQAVYAQGALYGGLIFAEKSPRCLSLRQAQELVTQAPLRFVGVFQNQDKDLIVKLAKQLELFAVQLHGAETAEFITALRQDLPPHCQIWQAISIDVSQSAVDFQPISAVDRYVLDSKIGNQQGGTGVTFDWSKIPAQYKDNIMLAGGITPQNIELALEQQCLGVDLNSGVESAAGIKDNAKLAQAFQHILDK
- the trpD gene encoding anthranilate phosphoribosyltransferase, with the protein product MQTEHIINRVFDRQPLTHAESAVLFGDIIQGKLSNEQLSGVLIALKMRGETPEEISGAVSALLDAAQPFPTPDYAFADIVGTGGDGANTINISTASALVGAACGIKVAKHGNRSVSSKTGASDLLTSLGINITMAPAQARKALDEVNFCFLFAPHYHPGFKHAVPVRQALKTRTIFNILGPLINPAHAKRQFLGVYSIPLLKTYAETIAQLNHEHTIVVHGSGLDEIAVHGSTEVAEIRGKNIEYYRLTPQDFGFKEQPLESLRGGEPAENAKILTAILQGKGKEAHNQAVAMNTAMLLTLFGHDNLKENSERALDVLRSGNAFDLLQKFTQY
- the trpG gene encoding anthranilate synthase component TrpG, which produces MATILFLDNFDSFTYNLVDQFRTLGHQVQIYRNDCDLEMLEQAALAQPNTLLALSPGPGTPAQAGNLLPLIQRLKGKIAILGICLGHQAIIEAFGGKVVHAGEVLHGKVSNIQHDEQAMFANLANPMPVARYHSLMGVDLPLEFIINAQYNNIIMAIRHRTLPICSFQFHPESILTVQGAQLLAQSIDWLLAKQA
- the trpE gene encoding anthranilate synthase component TrpE codes for the protein MSSPFIRTESQSVPYHNDPTAIFATICQAQKNTLLLESAEIHSKNSLKSLLLINAALKISCLTQTVTFDALTANGAAILPLIQEQLRAISQLTKRTENQLVVEFSAPQQNLDEDSKLQAATIFDGLRCITALYQHSSTPVFLGGLFAYDLVTNFIPMAHIELKQDGLNCPDYVFYLAENLLIIDHQAQQSTLQTFCFNASTQTELTQSAVKIGEKLQKIEPHLPIKAASTDVSTNLEDDKFKDIIRALKHHINLGDVFQIVPSRRFSLACPNTLATYRQLKHNNPSPYMFFMQDEEFTLFGASPESALKYSAASRQLEIYPIAGSRPRGFDKQGNIDPDLDARLELELRLDKKELAEHLMLVDLARNDVARVCQSGTRQVKELMQIDRYSHIMHLVSRVVGTLRPELDALHAYQACMNMGTLTGAPKIKAMQLIYQFEQQKRHSYGGAVGYLGSDGNFDTCIVIRSAFVQNGIAHIQAGCGEVLDSDPQMEADETRHKARAVINAIIQTNQQAQS
- the azoR gene encoding FMN-dependent NADH-azoreductase; the protein is MSNVLVLKSSILAGNSQSNQLSDYLVSKLQGANVVVRDLAANPLPHFDGVAANALRGQPSTEQDKALLALSDELVAELKNADTVVINAPMYNFGIPTQLKSYIDFIARPRVTFQYSANGPEGLVKNTKAIVIASFGGMHQGQTTDLITGYLKTFLGFIGITDVQFVYAEGIGLGAEAIEKAQAKAKDQLDELAKNI
- the sohB gene encoding protease SohB; protein product: MWSDLLVGYGLFILEMLTLILVVAAVVLASISLKRRNAAQSGELVIKNLSQEYENNRKKLADFYLSEEEIKQQEKVQKKEEKSKAKAEKMKRKKGENVGSDRKPHLYVLDFKGDISASETTALREEISAIIAVAKAEDEVLLRLESPGGVVHGYGLAASQLARLKTHQIKLTIAVDKVAASGGYMMACVADKIIAAPFAIIGSVGVVAQIPNVHRLLKKHDIDVDVMTAGEYKRTMTVLGENTEKGKEKFRQELEETHQLFKQFVAQNRPHLDMEKIATGEHWFGQQALALNLVDELQTSDDVILGAIKDKLVLSVKYMTKKSLLQKLGKQAEESADNVLLSWLKRNQRILL
- the plpD_1 gene encoding outer membrane lipoprotein PlpD; protein product: MKLSHLLLSAMAATTLAACGNLSKVTDEGTSDNLVWPKIDEAQYNHDGSQFGSWPNWDNVRMVERGMNKDQIYYLLGRPHFAEGLYGVREWDYAFNYREDGVHKICQYKILFDKNMNAQNFYWYPNGCNGNSTFNINADFLFDFDKDTLTVEGADVVDNVANQLKTSGAKSVKVAGYTDRLGSVEYNLDLSQRRAERVKARLLQQGVEADILTIGYGKAQQVKACDGESGQALRDCLRPNRRVEISASGTVLKQFKSGENKAGKTGPAPLYQK
- a CDS encoding IS200 transposase — encoded protein: MASKSNDDSSLSHTRWNSKYHIVFIPKYRRKAIYGKLRVDIGGILRQLCDYKNVEIIEAHAMKEHIHMLLKIPPKLAVSSFMGYLKGKSSLMIFERHGNLKYKYGNRHFWAKGYYVSTVGLNTKVVEEYIRNQEKEDMIQDNLSKKEYVDPFKG